A window of Canis lupus familiaris isolate Mischka breed German Shepherd chromosome 12, alternate assembly UU_Cfam_GSD_1.0, whole genome shotgun sequence genomic DNA:
cgaagccgccgccgccccgcgacGACCACCGCtaccccctgccctgcagccgccgccgccgccgcctgtgTCGCCGCCGCCTCGGGACCGGCTGTATGATTAGGCCACAATCTTCAATGAGTAAACATATTCCTGTGAGTATCCGTCGCACCGCCGCCCCCGGGGCCGGGGCTCCGCGGCCGgcaccccccggcccccccggcccccccggcccccccggccccttTGTTCGGAGCCCGGCGTCCGCGCCCCTCCGCCCCGGCGCGCGGTTCCGGCGGCCCCTGGCAGCGGGGGCCCGGACGGCGGGGCCGGCTGCGGGGAGGCGGACGCCGGGGTCCAGGGCGCTGCGGGTCGGCGGTTGGCCGCCGGAGGCACCGGCCTCCTCGTCCGTGCCgagccgggggcggcggggccggcgggggggcgggcgggggccgggcctgcGCGGCGGCTGGGGCGGTTTCGGCCACCGCCGCAGGCCGGGCGGGGCGGCACAAAAGCCGCTTTGTGACCGCCGCCTCCGCCCTTGGCCCTCCGGTCTGGCGCGCCCGTCCGGGCCCGGCGGGCTCCGCGGCGTCCCGAGGCCCCTTTGTTCGGCCGAAGGAGAGCGGCCCGCCTGGGGCGCGGGAGACGTGGCCCGGGGTGGGGCGAGGGTTGCGCGTGTCACTGCGGAGCCGGATACGGGGAGGGCGCGGCGGCAGGGTCGCACCGGAGCCGGGGCGGCCGGCGAGGCTGATAACGGTCTCGGCCGAgagggctccgggggcgggggcgggggcgggggccggcgcgGGACGCGAGCCTGGCGCGGCCACCCCTGTGCTCCGTGGCCCGGACCGGCGCCTCAGACAAAATGGCCTCGGCGTCCGCGCCTGACTGAAGGCGCGGCGCGAACCCGTGATTGCGGCGCGGACAGGGGGCGCCGCGGGCGGGCCCCGGCGCGGAGCTGCGGCCTTCGGGGGCTTTCCGCGAGGTGCCGCCTTGCGGGGGCTGGAGCGCGGCGCCGCTGTAGGTGAGGAGGccgcctccctgccctgccccgccccgccctgcgccctgcgccctcAGCCTCCACCTGGTAATTCGAGCTGTTCCGGATTTAACGCCCCACTTCGGGCCGTGGATAATGGGAACAAGTCGAGTCTTGTCCTTTCTCTGGGGCGAGTCGCGGAGAGAGAGATGGTCCGGGTCTGAGCGCCCTGGGAACTGCCAGGACTACTGTTGCACCGAAGCGAGGGAGTCCACGGCCGGGCCCCAGTGTGCGCTTTGCCTGCCAATCCTGGGGGCCCTGGATGGCGCCTTTTAATCGGGGACGACTTAGAACTGGTCCCGAAATCCTTGGTGTAATGTGTTGTTTGCCTGCTTTTTTGGCTTGTGGCAACAGTAGCCGGCCAGAGCCAGAATTCTGAGGTTTATCTTCTCTCCGTGGAAGCCTTCTGCCATTCCAAGAGTATTAAGTTATTTGCGCTGTAGTTGGAACCGCCGACCGGCCTGGGATCCAGATTCTGAGGCAATGCTTCCTgttactcttttccttttttttacgAATTGTGTTTGATGGCAGTAAATCAGTTGAAAACCAAAAAAGCTAGGTAGTTCCCAAGAGGAAAGCAGCATTGTATGTATGCTCTAGGCTAGACGCGTTACCCTAAGTAGATCTGGGGCAAACTTTCCAACCAACTATTGCGCACAGTGATTATACGGATTAAGGGCTTTGACTCTGCAGTCTGAGAACCAGACTTAAAGCTGCACAGAAATTGCTTTGTTTCCCCCCTCGCGTGTGTTATTGTGATTATATCCAATGATaggtgggaagggaaagaaatgcCTTGGTATTTCCGAGCTGCCTAttgtggatagtttttcctgtgGCGAGGAAATTGGTAATGAGGGAATGAATGCTTGGGGCAGAACAGATGTTAGGGAGTTGCGGTCACTGCTCCGTCGGTGGAAGTTCCCCCCCGGCCACTGGATGGCTCCACTAAGTGATTTCTGTTGCTTTCCTCTGCCTACTGATGAAACTAGCCTCTGTGAATAGAGAGGGCCAAATTCAGCTGTAACAGGAATTTTAGCTATTAAGCGTGGAAGTCCTGATGTGAAATACTGTCTTTCTCAAACATCTGCTTTCAATTGAATAAAGATAGAATCTGTGAATCAGAATACCGAGCTACGAGTCCTTGCACTGAACAGCTTCACAAATGACTTCTTTAATTCATTGTGTGTCCCGGAAAGGCTgccaaaattcatttattctgagGAAGTTAGTATTTAGGATTTGAGGTGAAAGTGTAACAAATTACTTTCCAGATTACTGCAGTCTGTAATAGAGCCACATCCTTAATGGTAGTCACTAATGTTTTAACCCAGCTCGCGAGTACATGAAGGTACAGTCTCAGAGGGCTCATTTGAACAAATTTGGAATTTGGAAAGTCCTCTTTCTTCTGAGACAACCTTGTAAGAAATGACTCTTGATTTAGTTCCTttgacagaaaaatgaaatggttttTTGACTTGATGTTTTTCAATGATCTGCCAGATCTCCATATAAATTCTTCGAAATCTAGCAAAACTATTCTAGAAACTGTAACTAGCATGGTGCGAAATGCTATTTAaaggtgcaaaatgaaaatagcagATAGTTTGAGTTTAACTTTAAGCCTTTGAAATGCTTATATTTAAACTAAGGGAATCTTTcgttaaaagattttgtttggtAATTTGCCCTTGAGTGTACATACAGTGTTTGGGGCAGTGGCTGGCACTTGGTGCTCTTGTTAACCTATCAGTTTTTCTTACTTCTCTCTTTACTCCTAAGCGCACACAAGTTCATTAACTTCCAGAGACTCAGATAAGGAAAATCTGTTAAAAGGGAATTATAAATTAATAGGTTGCTagagatcaaatgagataatagtgTTATGTGGAAGCATTTTGaaaaccagtttctttttttcttcttaacatattggttgaggggtgcctggctggctgagtcagtacAACGTGGGGttgttaagttcaagccccacattggatgtgaagattactttaaaaattaaaagaagtataTTGGTTGAGTCTTTAGAGGTGTAAGTAAATTATGTAAAGTTTTCATTAAGTTTACaatatgtagaaatattttattggaaaaatcaATGTAGAACGTTTGTAGATTTTATAACATTGTAAAGCCACCAActatttaaaaggaataaataatggAACAGTATGTGTAGGTGATCTTGTCTAAATATAACGCCGGTGTTCTTCGAGGGGTCTATGTATTAGGTCATTAATTTCAATTAAAAGTAATCTACTTGTGAGTGCTTGTTTTATGGTTATTGATTTAATTTGCAATCACCCttgtatttctgtgatttaaGTAAAAGTTGAAAAGGTGGCTTGGGCCCAAATTTGAAAAGGTGATTGTGCACTTAAATACTACAAAAGCATATAACGTGTTCCTTTGAATTggaaaacaacttttttcttctctctctttttttcttttaaacagcaGTTCTGTGGTGTTCTTGGTCACACATTTATGGAGTTTCTGAAGGGCAGTGGAGATTACTGCCAGGCACAGCACGACCTCTATGCAGACAAGTGAACTGTAGAAATTCATTACTACTCCACCAAGAAGCCCCCATAAGAGTGGTTAACCTGGACACAGAAGTGTTGAATTGAAATCCACAGAGCATTTTACAAGAGTTCTGACCTGGATGGGGTAAACCTCAGTGCACTTCCTTTCTATTGCCTCAGTATTACTGGATTGAAGAATTGCTGCTTCTTGTTAGGAGGTTCATTTCATTTCCCATTACTCCCAACTTCATACTCAAAGCACTGAGAATTTCAAGTGGAGTATATTGAAGTAGACTCAGTTTCTTTGCATCATTTctgtattcaattttttaaattctttcataaCCCTATTgagtgttttttaattaaattaacatGGCTCGAATGAACCGCCCAGCTCCTGTGGAAGTCACATACAAGAACATGAGATTTCTTATTACACACAATCCAACCAATGCGACCTTAAACAAATTTATAGAGGTAAGGTTTGatactttttttaatgtcttaaacTGATTGCGGTTTATGATGGGGCTTTTTATCAAACTAAACAGTTTAGGAAATTTTTACTGGTATACCTATATTTCAGGTCCCAGAAATGAAATACCAGTTTCTTCTTTAAGTTATACAGGAAAATAATTCTGTACATTTCAAAAAGGACATGTACTTGAATTAGTTTGGATTTGTAATAAGATCATCTAGTTCTTGCCTCACAGTTTGCCTGTTTTAATCTATATTAAGGGCAGTATAACAGTATGATTCTCATGTACAAGAAATTTATAGGAGGAAGGCTGCCACTTAAGAGATGATTTATGTAGTCTAATGACTAATACTGTAACCAGAGTTAGTTAATATCTTGGACCCAATTTGATGCTTAAAAGCCGACTTTTAGCTACTAATTATAATTAGTAATAATGGATTATGAACCTTAAAAAGGCTTGTAGTTTTAAATGCTGTGGGGTTTTTTCACTGTACTTACAGGGTTTTAGAATCTTTGGATGTACTTTTTAAGGTTCTGAATTACAGTGTGTACTTTGAATGAGCAAAAGTTTAAAGAGTTAATGTAATCAAGCCAAGTCAGATTACTTGTGGTCATGAGTGATTCCTTTGGATTCTGTTTACCTTTGTCCCTGATTTGCTTCTGTCATCTCCATCTAGCCAGTGTTACCATGACTATAAACAACTTCCATATATGAAGGgccacaggattttttttttcttttaacttcttatttattaaacatatgtCTAATATTCCCCTTTTATGTTATTCTAATGttgtcatttaaaacaaaaattaacttccCAGGGTTGAGTCATGAATGTGGGTgggtatgaaaataaaataaataaataaaaatagaaagatttcaCTTTCCTATAAAACATACATTTAGGTTATACCATTCATTCCATGATTTTCTGTCAACTAGCAATACCTTTTGGACAATTGGTGAGCAATAATAACGTAGTTATAAAAGACTTCGTTAAGtgttttttatgtatgttttatccAGGAACTTAAGAAGTATGGAGTTACAACAATAGTTAGAGTATGTGAAGCAACTTATGACACTACTCTTGTGGAGAAAGAAGGCATCCATGTTCTCGTAAGTGTTTAATAGTTTCTATGTGTTTATGAGATAGTGCTACAAAGTGACCAACTTCAaaaaacttgatttctttttaagttattacAAAAGTGTGCAGcatcttaatttctaaataaagatGAAAGCTAAGCAAAGCTTTGAAGTAATGAGATCTTTATAAAGAATCagcatttatttgcatttcatgGACAGTGGGGTTtcataaaatacatgtttaagCATATTAACATGCTTTTGAAGGTACTTGAGTGTTAGAATTATTAGttgacatttatatttaaaaatctaaaatgtttattcattcttttgatttAGGATTGGCCTTTTGATGATGGTGCACCACCATCCAACCAGATTGTTGATGACTGGTTAAGTCTTGTAAAAATTAAGTTTCGTGAAGAACCTGGTTGTTGTATTGCTGTCCATTGTGTTGCAGGCCTTGGGAGGTAAGGCGATTTCTTAAATCTATTTAATGCTATTGGTCGTGATTCTAGTAAAAACTTGATTTTAGGTCTAGTAAAGATTCAGTTATCACTTTGTGAGTCAGTTTGCTTTGTTAGGTTACAtattaaactaaatttaaaagtaGGTGAATGTAATAGAATAATGTATTCCAGGACAGCTGGAACTAACAAATGCTGTAGTTGTAATTTATACTTGTCTCAGTGAGCACAGTTGCTCACAGAATAAATCGTGTGTGCTAGGTTATATCAATGATATTGGAATCATTGTCCAAGctcattgggggaaaaaattaaaaacagtttcTAAGGTAGTTTGCGCTGCATATGGGTTGCTTTTGATAGCACTCTTGATCCTGGAGATTCCAACTCAGTGGGAACTCAACCACGTAATGCCAAAATAGCCATATCCAGATTTGTGAGTATCTACCACCATCcccaccagcaaaaaaaaaaaaaaaaaaaaaaaaaaacagtaaaatgaacATTGATGCCCCTGGAAAGGGTGGTATGCAACTGTGTCACAATCTCATtgataataaacaaaaaaggaagcagACATTTCCAGATCTTTAGGAAAAGGAGTTcatgacctttaaaaaattttttttcgctgcttagagtcagaaaaaaattgtCTGCATTTATCAAGATTTACCCCCCCACACCCAAGGTTGACCTCAAATAATACAAGTCttaattactaaaattatttgtaaCAATTAAGGGCATCATCGTTCATTTTTGGTCCTagataaaaatctgaatttggtAGGGAAATGCTGAtgctttattagttttttaacaTTATTGCTATAAGGTATTACATAGGAAGGGTAGTAAATGATAGTACTTTTAGGTTAAGGAATGAATGTTTATTAGAGCATTGAATTTTTCAGgatttgattttgaaaaagtGATTTATCAAAACTCTTACCTTACCAGAGCTCCAGTGCTTGTTGCTCTAGCATTAATTGAAGGTGGAATGAAATATGAAGATGCAGTACAGTTCATAAGACAGTGAGTATataatgaattttcatttctgcATTGTCAGTGAATTTTATTATTGAGAAACCAGTTTTTTCTCCCACAGCATATCTATccattatgttcatttttaagataGTATTAAAACCAGGAAATAAGATCTTACTCTTTTTGCACTCCATGTAAATGCTCCTATTACAGAGATTCTAATCaataaatttgtcttttcttggcTCTCATATAAGTGGATATATAAATTTTTGACTATTGTAACCAACACTCGagaatttgggatttttttagtACCCTTTTTCCATTTACACATGTGTGCCAAACTATACATTAAGCATAAAGTCACAGCatatgaataaaagataaattgcCAAGGCAGATGATAATTGGTGTATAGCATAGTAAACAGTAACATGGAGGGATTTTGCTTTAGTAACttcatcttttgtttctcttcatccAGAAAGCGGCGTGGAGCTTTTAACAGCAAGCAACTTTTGTATTTGGAGAAGTATCGTCCTAAAATGCGGCTGCGCTTCAAAGACTCCAATGGTCATAGAAACAACTGTTGCATTCAATAAAACTGGGGTGCCTGATGTCATTGCCTTGGAAGTGGAACTTGAAACAGGACCTAATttgtcatatatacatattagcCAATATGTTGGCTTGGTGATTAAGTCTAATGAAGCTTCCATAGGAGTATTGGAAAGCGGTTTTATCAGGCCACAAGTTTGATGGAATTGCAACCTCTATGTTTGGGTTACGATCAAACTATTTGGACACTTAGCAAAAGTTTCTTGCTTTACAGCATTTAAAATGTGCTTATCACTTGTACCAATTGACCTTTcctgaaatcatgcagtattgaGTTATGTCTTTAAATCTATTCCCATGCCAGAATCTTAtcaatatataagaaatttagaaagattAGGTGCCAAAATACCCAGCACAATACTTGTTGTATATTTTTAGTATCAGACAGAACTAAAATCCCAGGAACTATGAACACTCTGGACCTTATGTGGTTTATTCCTTCAGTCATTTCAAACATAGAAATTAGGGCCTATATGGTTATTTGCCTGCTCACTTTATGTTTACATCTCCCACATTTATACCAGTATACATCAGGTTTGCtcaactctctttttttttttttttttttttttcctttttttgggggtggggggattttTACTaagtcttaaaattatttcatgtctTTCTACAAACTTCATTTTGTGCTGTTATGGAAAACCTCCATTTTGAAAATCTACGTTGTACAGAAGCACATGTCTTTAATGTCTCCAGACAAAAAAGCCTTACAGTTAATTTTAATGTTTGCACTTTGGGGTGCAACTTACAGGGAGGGCCTGAAAAAAGAGTGGGAGGGGGCTATTAAGTATTTTTAGTAAATGTTGCCTTTGTCTTGTGCAGAACATGTAGAATATGCTCtttaatttagtaaatatttttttaaaacgtaGAGATGCTTTGTTATTGTAGCTAAAACAATTCTTAatcataaaatttctgaaattcttgtatttttttttcttatctgaagTTGTTTACcaacttatttttgtttgaagtgtgatttttttttctcttcccaacctctcttgcaaaaaaaaaaaaaagtgggtttcTGCTAATGAATTGAGCAGACATCTAATATTTTATATGCCTTTTGAGCTGTGTAACTTAATATTTGGATACttgataatttgttttattatgtaaTTGATAAAATGGTGATGTGTATTAATGTTAGTTCAACCATATATTTATACTGTCTGGGAATGTGTGGTTATAGTTCTGTGGGAGAAATAATTTGTCAGTGTTCACCAGCTTGTAAAAATCTAGTGCGAGAGCTTaaacatctaaataaataatgaaatgcatTTATCATCATTGAAATTGTTTGGCTTAAAGTTAACTTATTTTGtagaaaatgatataaatgaaTTATGCTTCACTTAGTGCCATTTGAAGtatgacctcttttttttaaccaatgaaggattaaatgaagttGACATTTAGTAAGCTCTTTACACAATTTAAGGTCATGAGAACtgcttaatattaaaaatactttccattATAGACTTAAAGGTTTACATCGTTTTGAACCAATGTACTATGCTGTATGGAGAAACTGTAGAGGAAGGCCTTAATTTGAAGCTCAGTTCCACCAAATAATAACTCCATTTTGGGCAActtctgagcctgttttctcatttgcaagtAATAGATGTCTTTATAGGTTTTGATATTTGAACACAGTGTTTGGCACGTGAGGGCTTAATAACTGTTAAATTCCATTCGGTAATCTGAAGTACTTCCTTTGCATATAGCTCATGTTAATCTAAAAGGGAGAGATGTGTctgtctgatttttatttttaatatgttacaACTGagtaaaatgcaaaagaaaatggtAGTCCACAGAAGATTTTTGCTTGTCTCTTTATGCCAGTTTAGCACTTAATATACACCATTGTTGAAACTTTACAGCTGGcaaaagagataagaaaaggTCTTTGAGGATCCTTTAGTTCCTTAAATCTTAGATCTTTTGTAATCAGGGGCTAGTTATTTAACCTAggtttttttattactgttttgttcttttttaaacagcCTACCCCTGAGGGTAATTTGATAATTTTGTGTAATTGATAACTGATAATGCTATTATCACACAGCCCATAAAACAGCATTTGTTTATTGAAAGGAGATGCCATCATGATTAATGAAACATCTCGAGTTTGAAACATTGTTGGTTTGCAGTattggattgtgtgt
This region includes:
- the PTP4A1 gene encoding protein tyrosine phosphatase type IVA 1 isoform X1, whose amino-acid sequence is MARMNRPAPVEVTYKNMRFLITHNPTNATLNKFIEELKKYGVTTIVRVCEATYDTTLVEKEGIHVLDWPFDDGAPPSNQIVDDWLSLVKIKFREEPGCCIAVHCVAGLGRAPVLVALALIEGGMKYEDAVQFIRQKRRGAFNSKQLLYLEKYRPKMRLRFKDSNGHRNNCCIQ
- the PTP4A1 gene encoding protein tyrosine phosphatase type IVA 1 isoform X2, with the protein product MARMNRPAPVEVTYKNMRFLITHNPTNATLNKFIEELKKYGVTTIVRVCEATYDTTLVEKEGIHVLDWPFDDGAPPSNQIVDDWLSLVKIKFREEPGCCIAVHCVAGLGRAPVLVALALIEGGMKYEDAVQFIRHGVELLTASNFCIWRSIVLKCGCASKTPMVIETTVAFNKTGVPDVIALEVELETGPNLSYIHISQYVGLVIKSNEASIGVLESGFIRPQV